The following coding sequences lie in one Flavobacteriales bacterium genomic window:
- a CDS encoding DegT/DnrJ/EryC1/StrS family aminotransferase, translating into MKNTSIDYENLQKLNEPFFQEYQTQFEKVLKSGWYILGQSVKTFEEEFANYNKSKYAVGVASGLDAITLSIAAFNFEKNSEIIVPSNTYIATILSVMQNNMKPVLVEPCIETYNIDPLKIEAAITPKTKAIVVVHLYGKACNMAPILALCKKYNLKLIEDCAQSHGATYKNQFTGTFGEFGAFSFYPTKNLGALGDAGAIVCNDDDLNSKVRRLRNYGSDIKYYNEVVGYNSRLDEMQAAFLSVKLKKLNDINNHKRNLAAIYLNHLKDDFIKPQVHSDYFDVYHIFNIRHEKRDELKDYLLKNDIKTEIHYPVSPSKQKALSGVLDKYDFPLSEEIHRTTLSLPISYFHTESDVNRVIEIMNKF; encoded by the coding sequence AAATTAAACGAACCGTTTTTTCAAGAATATCAAACCCAATTTGAAAAAGTATTAAAATCTGGATGGTACATTCTTGGTCAAAGTGTTAAAACTTTTGAAGAGGAATTTGCTAATTATAACAAATCAAAATATGCTGTTGGAGTTGCCTCTGGATTAGATGCTATAACATTGTCTATTGCAGCTTTTAATTTCGAAAAAAATAGCGAAATTATTGTTCCATCTAACACCTATATAGCAACTATATTAAGTGTAATGCAAAACAACATGAAACCCGTTTTAGTTGAACCTTGCATTGAAACTTACAACATTGACCCGCTTAAAATTGAAGCTGCCATTACGCCAAAAACAAAAGCAATAGTAGTAGTCCATTTGTATGGAAAAGCATGCAACATGGCACCCATTTTAGCACTTTGTAAAAAATACAATTTAAAACTTATCGAAGATTGTGCGCAATCTCACGGAGCAACTTACAAAAATCAATTTACCGGTACTTTTGGTGAATTTGGTGCCTTCAGCTTTTACCCAACCAAAAATTTAGGAGCTTTAGGCGATGCAGGTGCAATTGTATGTAATGATGATGATTTGAATAGTAAAGTCCGTCGATTAAGAAATTATGGTTCGGATATTAAGTATTATAACGAGGTGGTTGGATATAATTCAAGACTCGACGAAATGCAAGCTGCCTTTTTATCAGTTAAACTAAAAAAGTTAAATGACATTAATAATCATAAAAGAAATTTAGCCGCAATTTATTTAAATCATTTAAAAGATGATTTTATTAAACCTCAAGTACATTCAGATTACTTCGATGTTTATCACATCTTTAATATCCGACATGAAAAACGAGATGAATTAAAAGATTATTTACTGAAAAACGATATTAAAACTGAAATTCACTACCCAGTTTCTCCAAGTAAACAAAAGGCTTTAAGTGGTGTGTTAGACAAATACGACTTCCCTTTAAGTGAAGAAATACACCGAACAACATTAAGCCT